The Synechocystis sp. PCC 7509 genome includes a window with the following:
- a CDS encoding TatD family hydrolase: MFIDPHIHMTARTTYDYLIMRESGIVAVIEPAFWLGQPRTNAGSFQDYFSSLVGWERFRSNQFGIQHYCTMGLNPKEANNEALAAQVLELLPLFACKEGVVAIGEIGYDDMTQAEDKCFRAQLELAKELDMVVLIHTPHRNKKAGTSRSMDVCIEHGVDPTKVIIDHNNEETVKEVLDRGFWAAFTIYPHTKMGNARMVEVVRQYGCDRIIVDSSADWGISDPLAVPKTAQLMLDRDISADYVNTVCYKNALTAYSQSGQMKESDWLNPQPIDQRQSFNDNSVLRGQEPVVETASNYALIE, encoded by the coding sequence ATGTTTATAGATCCTCATATCCACATGACCGCGCGGACAACTTACGATTATCTGATTATGCGCGAATCAGGCATTGTGGCAGTAATTGAGCCGGCTTTTTGGCTAGGACAACCCCGCACTAATGCCGGATCGTTTCAAGATTATTTTAGTAGCTTGGTAGGCTGGGAGCGGTTTCGTTCTAACCAATTTGGGATTCAACATTACTGCACTATGGGCTTAAATCCCAAAGAAGCAAATAATGAAGCCTTGGCGGCGCAGGTATTGGAATTATTGCCTTTATTTGCTTGTAAAGAGGGTGTAGTTGCCATTGGTGAGATTGGCTACGATGACATGACCCAAGCTGAAGATAAATGTTTTCGAGCGCAATTAGAACTTGCCAAAGAGTTAGATATGGTGGTGTTAATTCACACTCCCCACCGCAATAAAAAAGCTGGGACAAGCCGGAGTATGGATGTCTGCATAGAGCATGGGGTAGATCCAACTAAAGTAATTATTGACCACAATAATGAGGAAACGGTCAAAGAAGTTTTAGATCGGGGTTTTTGGGCAGCTTTTACAATTTACCCGCATACAAAGATGGGTAATGCGCGGATGGTGGAAGTTGTACGTCAGTATGGATGCGATCGCATTATTGTTGATAGCAGCGCCGATTGGGGCATTAGCGACCCCTTAGCAGTGCCAAAAACAGCGCAGTTAATGTTAGATCGGGATATTTCTGCCGACTATGTCAATACTGTTTGTTACAAAAATGCTTTAACAGCTTACAGTCAAAGCGGACAAATGAAAGAATCGGACTGGTTAAACCCGCAACCAATAGATCAACGTCAATCTTTTAATGATAACTCCGTCCTGCGCGGACAAGAGCCAGTAGTAGAAACGGCGAGTAATTACGCCTTAATTGAGTAG
- a CDS encoding EboA family metabolite traffic protein, with amino-acid sequence MKTAIATTSNLLRDWVAQHTTTQGLAWLDSKCQPIVDGAALRVFFTAFSAVPRYVGKEKLSLTMEQLQSAQKVRSHWHPQFWTSDGAARILLLLALPHNDAAEYLKVLEQLFTTADMGELVALYQALPLLPYPEQYRFRATEGVRSNMIPVFNAIALYNPYPQDYFDELAWNQMVLKALFVGSPLRDIQGLELRANPTLGQMLTDYANERLAANRTVSPELWQLVELIKSKP; translated from the coding sequence ATGAAAACTGCGATCGCTACCACTAGCAATTTACTTCGTGACTGGGTTGCCCAGCATACCACTACTCAAGGTTTGGCTTGGCTAGATAGTAAATGCCAACCAATTGTTGATGGTGCAGCATTGCGGGTATTTTTCACAGCTTTTAGCGCTGTACCTCGCTATGTAGGCAAAGAAAAGTTATCGCTAACAATGGAGCAATTACAATCAGCCCAAAAAGTGCGATCGCATTGGCATCCGCAATTTTGGACTAGCGACGGAGCGGCGCGAATTTTACTATTATTAGCGCTACCTCACAATGACGCGGCAGAATATTTAAAAGTTTTGGAGCAGCTTTTTACCACCGCAGATATGGGGGAATTGGTCGCCCTTTATCAAGCTTTGCCGCTTTTACCATACCCCGAACAGTACCGATTTCGGGCAACTGAAGGGGTGCGTAGTAATATGATTCCCGTATTTAATGCGATCGCATTATACAATCCTTACCCGCAAGATTATTTTGACGAATTGGCGTGGAATCAAATGGTACTCAAAGCGCTGTTTGTAGGTAGTCCTTTGCGAGATATTCAAGGCTTAGAACTTCGCGCTAATCCAACCCTTGGTCAAATGTTAACCGACTACGCCAACGAACGATTGGCAGCTAATCGCACGGTATCGCCGGAACTTTGGCAATTAGTAGAACTTATAAAATCAAAACCATAA
- a CDS encoding PEP-CTERM sorting domain-containing protein, translated as MATNESSISNFFVGNGNNNPYSNGGGSSNPFAGGGSPLTDGDISKFFADGENPFANGDIYNLFANGENPFTNGENPFGANQDLGSNNATIGNGNWNLSSNNAVIGNGNWNIDSASYNGTIGNGNWLRDEASYNSTIGNGNWYWNSSSKNSTLGNGNWSFGKDNSTIGNGNWNFGKNNVIIGNGNWLFTDNNVIIGNGNWFLDGKSTASQNIDTLKTLFPELKSDVDSLVGSIMGEFGKEFTGFTTDFDAAQSKTLEQLILSQGNGSTLESFSESDLSQFFASLNGISGDFPKGDPRCFIACPDSGGSVPTKPVPEPSSALSLLGLGLVYFLWAKKFKAKEKLKLNN; from the coding sequence ATGGCAACTAATGAATCTAGCATTAGTAACTTTTTTGTTGGCAATGGTAATAACAATCCTTACAGCAATGGTGGGGGTAGTAGTAATCCCTTTGCTGGTGGTGGCAGTCCTTTGACTGATGGTGATATTTCTAAGTTTTTTGCTGATGGTGAAAATCCTTTTGCTAACGGCGATATTTATAACCTTTTTGCTAATGGTGAAAACCCCTTTACTAATGGTGAAAATCCTTTTGGGGCAAACCAAGACTTGGGCAGCAACAATGCCACTATTGGTAATGGAAATTGGAACTTGAGTAGTAACAATGCCGTTATTGGTAATGGTAATTGGAATATAGATTCAGCAAGTTACAACGGTACTATTGGTAATGGGAATTGGCTTCGAGATGAGGCAAGCTATAATTCAACTATTGGTAATGGCAACTGGTATTGGAACTCTAGTAGCAAAAATTCCACTCTTGGTAATGGTAATTGGAGTTTTGGCAAAGATAATTCAACCATTGGCAATGGTAATTGGAATTTTGGTAAAAATAACGTAATTATTGGTAATGGCAATTGGTTATTTACTGATAACAACGTAATTATTGGTAATGGCAACTGGTTTTTAGATGGTAAATCTACCGCAAGTCAAAATATTGACACCTTAAAAACACTGTTTCCAGAGTTGAAGTCAGATGTTGATAGTCTAGTTGGTTCGATAATGGGCGAATTTGGCAAAGAATTCACTGGCTTTACTACTGATTTTGATGCCGCCCAAAGCAAAACTTTGGAGCAACTTATCCTTTCTCAAGGTAATGGCTCGACGCTAGAATCTTTTTCTGAAAGCGATTTGTCACAATTTTTTGCTTCCTTAAATGGGATTTCTGGTGACTTTCCCAAGGGCGATCCTAGGTGCTTTATAGCCTGTCCTGATAGCGGTGGTTCTGTACCGACAAAACCCGTTCCCGAACCATCTTCGGCGCTATCGCTTCTTGGGTTGGGATTAGTTTATTTTCTATGGGCGAAGAAGTTTAAGGCAAAAGAAAAGCTTAAGTTGAATAACTAA
- a CDS encoding PEP-CTERM sorting domain-containing protein (PEP-CTERM proteins occur, often in large numbers, in the proteomes of bacteria that also encode an exosortase, a predicted intramembrane cysteine proteinase. The presence of a PEP-CTERM domain at a protein's C-terminus predicts cleavage within the sorting domain, followed by covalent anchoring to some some component of the (usually Gram-negative) cell surface. Many PEP-CTERM proteins exhibit an unusual sequence composition that includes large numbers of potential glycosylation sites. Expression of one such protein has been shown restore the ability of a bacterium to form floc, a type of biofilm.) produces the protein MADNTTTGSNTQDLNELLRQSPFGPLLDIEKADGSKVTVGDIFGNLGAPGGSNPFAGGAGFGGNSPYGGNPFAGDNFWNLFAGGVNPSNTTGNAPAGGGIPSGSNGTPVNPFANDDSFWEIFGGGVNPAEFSSNNIPIFAGGNSPQGFPTNGSSTPVPEPSSVLGLAVIGLGIAATKFKQHQRRTARVFNK, from the coding sequence ATGGCTGATAACACGACTACAGGTAGCAATACTCAAGACTTAAATGAACTCCTACGGCAATCACCCTTTGGCCCATTGTTAGATATCGAAAAAGCTGATGGTAGTAAGGTTACAGTAGGGGATATTTTTGGTAATCTTGGTGCGCCCGGTGGTAGTAATCCTTTTGCTGGTGGCGCTGGTTTTGGTGGAAATTCGCCCTACGGTGGTAATCCTTTTGCGGGTGACAATTTCTGGAACTTGTTTGCTGGCGGTGTTAACCCTTCTAACACTACAGGTAACGCTCCTGCTGGCGGTGGAATTCCTAGTGGTAGTAATGGTACTCCAGTCAATCCTTTTGCTAATGATGACAGCTTTTGGGAGATTTTTGGTGGCGGCGTAAATCCAGCAGAATTTTCTAGCAATAACATACCTATTTTTGCTGGTGGTAACAGCCCCCAAGGATTTCCTACTAATGGCTCAAGTACCCCAGTTCCCGAACCTTCTTCTGTACTAGGTTTAGCAGTAATTGGTTTAGGAATTGCTGCAACTAAATTCAAGCAACATCAACGACGGACGGCAAGAGTCTTTAATAAATAA
- the scyF gene encoding scytonemin biosynthesis PEP-CTERM protein ScyF (ScyF is a conserved protein in biosynthesis systems for the scytonemin, a Trp-derived cyanobacterial natural sunscreen, although it is not absolutely required.): protein MELVKNLSFAIVSSGLMFLVTTQAQAASISLSYDSSIGRPANFAAGENPFTPGTIAIPQGIAVQEGTGNVFVANDVTDQIQVFNSEGNFLQAFGGKGSGPGQFDGQSAIAFEPNTGNFYAGDVVNNRINIFDPQGNYLKSIAQGQFSGLVEGRPFYGPSGIVFDNNGNGFVGDYSSDRILKFNSSSGEVTGSIGSNGTAPGQFQGPSGVGITPDGNLVVTDQFNNRIQVIDQEGKALLTFGKQGTGDGEFNQPIDAEVDEEGNIYVTDSINSRVQIFDKSGNFLSAFGEPARDAEGNVVPPLALGAPSPYGDPLDLEPGKFNWTAGSDLVDDKLYVGDFFQGRVQVLNVNRTEPVPEPTSMLGLAVLGGGALMGKLKQRQKQKAVKA from the coding sequence ATGGAATTAGTAAAAAATCTCTCATTTGCGATCGTAAGTTCGGGACTAATGTTTTTAGTTACAACCCAAGCTCAAGCAGCATCAATAAGTTTATCTTACGATAGTTCCATCGGTAGACCAGCTAACTTCGCCGCCGGAGAAAATCCGTTTACTCCAGGTACGATTGCCATCCCCCAAGGCATTGCGGTACAGGAAGGAACAGGAAACGTCTTCGTGGCTAATGACGTAACCGATCAAATCCAGGTGTTCAATTCTGAGGGTAATTTTCTTCAAGCCTTTGGCGGTAAGGGTAGCGGGCCTGGGCAATTTGACGGGCAATCAGCGATCGCCTTTGAACCGAATACTGGAAATTTCTATGCGGGTGATGTTGTCAACAACCGCATTAATATATTCGATCCCCAAGGTAACTATCTCAAATCCATTGCTCAAGGTCAATTTAGCGGATTAGTTGAAGGCAGACCTTTCTACGGCCCATCGGGGATTGTATTTGATAATAACGGCAATGGATTCGTGGGTGATTATAGTAGCGATCGCATCTTGAAATTTAATTCATCAAGTGGCGAAGTAACTGGTTCTATTGGTAGCAACGGCACTGCGCCAGGACAATTTCAAGGACCATCAGGCGTAGGAATCACGCCTGATGGAAATTTAGTCGTAACTGACCAGTTCAACAACCGCATTCAAGTGATCGATCAAGAAGGCAAGGCGCTGCTAACTTTTGGCAAACAAGGCACTGGAGACGGAGAGTTCAATCAGCCGATTGATGCTGAAGTAGACGAGGAAGGCAACATCTACGTGACGGATTCTATCAATAGCCGCGTCCAAATATTCGATAAAAGTGGTAACTTTCTGAGTGCCTTTGGCGAACCTGCCCGTGATGCAGAAGGAAATGTCGTACCACCTTTAGCGTTGGGCGCACCCTCTCCCTATGGCGATCCCCTAGACCTCGAACCAGGGAAGTTTAATTGGACGGCAGGTTCAGACCTAGTAGATGACAAGCTTTATGTAGGCGATTTCTTCCAAGGTCGCGTTCAAGTATTAAACGTCAATAGAACTGAACCCGTACCTGAACCTACTTCGATGTTAGGTTTAGCTGTTTTAGGTGGTGGTGCATTAATGGGCAAATTAAAGCAACGTCAAAAGCAAAAAGCAGTAAAAGCTTAA
- a CDS encoding ScyD/ScyE family protein, with the protein MNFKLSAFTFLSFCFATVVSGPTAQAVSLTTIVSGVSNARGVSFGPDGTLYVAEPGIGGSGNCQPSPSTLFQPICAGNSGSVVRVKTDGQTDRIFNGFQSLAEQPSGNQGAGPQDLQFDSFGNAYLLSGFAGYPGNRDTETLALGSKYPIPETQLVTFPPSTPDSVLNTPNLAKLFKADLETGALTEIFDFAKYEIANNPDGGDIVTNPYDLTISGDTAYVIDGGGNVAYNIKLDSSEVKATPLPLNVITNPQLPELPPGAELPPGLINFLPPDENGNPRITIQSVPTGGTIGPDGALYVGEYSGFPYPQDQARIFRIDEDGVPEVFAEGFNAITELTFDKDGNLLVLQFSDVSQIGSPDITNLPGSLIQLAPDGTRTTLVSAGEGLESADGLAIGPDNQIYVTTRGVGPSNGSVVRVNRGAEPVPEPTSVLGILALSAAGLGSKFKSKLKMQMQKFKA; encoded by the coding sequence ATGAACTTCAAGTTATCTGCTTTTACCTTTTTGTCTTTCTGTTTTGCTACGGTTGTTAGTGGACCCACAGCTCAAGCGGTTTCTCTAACTACCATTGTTTCTGGAGTTAGTAACGCGCGGGGTGTAAGCTTTGGGCCTGATGGTACGCTCTACGTCGCAGAACCAGGTATTGGCGGTAGTGGAAATTGCCAACCTTCTCCTAGTACGCTGTTTCAGCCAATTTGTGCGGGCAATTCTGGTTCGGTTGTCAGAGTTAAAACTGACGGTCAAACCGATCGCATATTTAATGGTTTTCAGTCTTTAGCCGAACAACCTTCGGGCAACCAGGGAGCAGGGCCACAAGACCTACAATTTGATTCTTTTGGTAATGCTTACTTACTTAGTGGATTTGCTGGCTATCCAGGAAACCGTGACACCGAAACTTTAGCTTTAGGTTCAAAATATCCCATCCCAGAAACACAACTTGTTACTTTTCCTCCATCAACACCGGACAGTGTTTTAAACACCCCAAACTTAGCAAAACTATTTAAGGCTGACTTAGAAACTGGAGCGCTGACAGAAATATTTGACTTTGCCAAATACGAAATTGCTAATAATCCTGATGGTGGGGATATAGTTACTAATCCTTACGATCTAACTATTAGTGGTGATACAGCTTACGTGATTGATGGCGGCGGCAACGTGGCTTACAACATTAAGCTCGATAGCAGTGAAGTGAAAGCAACCCCACTACCATTAAACGTTATTACCAACCCGCAACTTCCAGAACTTCCCCCAGGAGCAGAATTGCCACCAGGACTAATCAACTTCTTGCCTCCTGATGAAAACGGTAATCCTCGGATCACCATTCAATCTGTACCCACTGGTGGCACGATTGGACCGGATGGAGCATTGTATGTTGGTGAATATTCAGGCTTTCCTTATCCCCAAGACCAGGCGCGGATCTTCCGCATTGATGAAGACGGTGTACCCGAAGTTTTTGCTGAAGGGTTTAACGCGATTACGGAACTAACTTTTGACAAGGATGGCAACTTGCTAGTTCTCCAATTTAGCGACGTTTCCCAAATTGGCAGTCCAGATATCACCAACTTACCAGGTTCTTTGATCCAACTAGCTCCCGATGGAACGCGCACAACTTTAGTATCGGCGGGAGAAGGACTAGAATCGGCGGATGGTTTGGCGATTGGGCCCGATAACCAGATTTACGTTACAACTCGTGGCGTTGGACCCAGTAACGGCAGCGTCGTGCGGGTAAATAGAGGCGCAGAACCCGTACCCGAACCTACTTCTGTGTTGGGAATATTAGCTTTGAGTGCGGCGGGACTTGGCTCTAAGTTCAAGAGCAAGTTGAAAATGCAAATGCAAAAATTCAAAGCCTAG
- a CDS encoding ScyD/ScyE family protein, whose protein sequence is MMSRKKLLILAIFAALFPQNALAATFSVVVEGLDNARGLSFAPDGALYVTEAGSGGTGACVPSPTGGNLCYGTSGAVTKIANGKSDRVLTNLPSIALADGTSSFGAQDIKFDSLTGNPYVLIGYAADPALRDTALNSPDLGKLVAADFTTNSWEVVADFSNYELANNPDNADVGSNPTAFVLDGNRAIAVDAGANALLSVGINGSNLQPIATFAQEVLTNPLFPPTDSVPFDPTQVPPPEAAPPAAEFAIQATPTGVAKGPDGAYYVSQFTGFPFPEGGARIYRIDAEGETSIYADGFTQLTDLEFDAEGNLYALQYANESAWKGNFDGSVIQISPDGTQTTLLSGEGLVSPSSLAVSPDGEVYITNQSDRPGLSQILKLDNPKPVPEPTSVLGVLAFSALGLKQWHKKRLFNRHWRI, encoded by the coding sequence ATGATGAGCAGAAAGAAGTTACTCATTCTAGCTATCTTTGCGGCTTTGTTTCCGCAAAATGCCTTAGCTGCAACCTTCTCGGTAGTTGTAGAGGGGTTAGATAATGCTAGAGGTTTGAGTTTTGCTCCCGATGGCGCTCTCTACGTTACTGAAGCCGGATCGGGTGGTACGGGGGCTTGCGTTCCCTCGCCCACTGGTGGCAATTTGTGCTACGGAACTAGCGGTGCCGTTACCAAAATTGCTAATGGTAAAAGCGATCGCGTTTTGACAAATCTACCTTCTATAGCTTTAGCTGATGGTACTAGCTCCTTTGGCGCTCAAGACATTAAGTTCGATTCTCTGACGGGCAATCCTTATGTGCTGATTGGCTACGCCGCCGATCCAGCTTTGAGAGACACAGCTTTAAATAGTCCTGACTTGGGCAAGCTAGTTGCAGCAGACTTTACTACTAATTCGTGGGAAGTTGTTGCCGATTTCTCTAACTACGAATTAGCTAATAATCCCGATAACGCAGATGTTGGCAGCAATCCTACAGCTTTTGTTCTTGATGGAAACCGTGCGATCGCCGTTGATGCGGGAGCAAACGCTCTACTCAGCGTCGGAATCAATGGTAGCAACTTACAACCAATTGCTACTTTTGCTCAAGAAGTCTTAACTAATCCCCTCTTTCCCCCAACGGATTCTGTCCCGTTTGATCCTACTCAAGTTCCACCACCGGAAGCAGCGCCACCCGCCGCAGAATTTGCCATTCAAGCTACACCCACTGGCGTAGCCAAAGGCCCCGACGGTGCTTACTATGTCAGTCAGTTTACTGGCTTTCCTTTTCCTGAAGGTGGAGCGAGGATCTATCGCATCGATGCGGAGGGGGAAACCAGCATCTATGCTGACGGATTTACTCAACTGACTGACTTGGAATTTGATGCTGAAGGCAACTTGTATGCCTTGCAGTACGCCAACGAGTCAGCCTGGAAGGGGAATTTTGATGGCTCAGTCATTCAAATATCCCCCGATGGGACACAGACAACGCTCCTGAGTGGAGAAGGGCTAGTGTCGCCTTCTAGTTTGGCGGTTAGCCCCGATGGTGAAGTTTATATCACCAATCAAAGCGATCGCCCAGGCTTAAGCCAAATTCTCAAACTTGACAACCCGAAGCCAGTTCCCGAACCTACGTCCGTTCTCGGCGTACTAGCTTTTAGCGCTTTGGGACTTAAACAGTGGCACAAAAAGCGACTTTTTAATCGCCACTGGCGAATATAG
- the scyC gene encoding scytonemin biosynthesis cyclase/decarboxylase ScyC (ScyC, an enzyme in the biosynthesis pathway for the cyanobacterial natural sunscreen scytonemin, performs a cyclization and decarboxylation on the compound ScyA produces.) produces the protein MEKNTFATSAFIATTPETAFDYLSKLENLDEWTLFSRMIEQIDADTWLGTASGYQNNLYYHIKKLQHPLFYGIEWHCGVEYNQYFQVYPVLLFPPEYIEPGTDEQGVYFHWLSFVDPIRRPQMIMEGIHTVHSSECRSLKGNLERKAGLTQAAKGRYYIDVDTMYIDAPVEMGAEYLKDVRNLDEWAHLLHPRGEIMPESGEFVDEYGQKVQVKFRINNLSKYYLLEQEYFYPDYNYYQKSPAILIPCAYAFNDPSASGFIQHRISFWKVGETLPHGKLQIEDYGAESMNIKRTLEAKAGNTETFARGMSYIPRSLVGAK, from the coding sequence GTGGAAAAAAATACATTTGCTACCTCTGCTTTTATCGCCACAACCCCAGAAACGGCTTTTGACTACCTGTCTAAGTTGGAGAACCTAGACGAGTGGACATTATTTAGCCGCATGATCGAACAAATTGACGCAGATACCTGGCTGGGTACAGCTTCTGGCTATCAAAACAATTTGTATTATCACATCAAAAAGTTACAGCACCCGCTTTTTTACGGCATTGAGTGGCACTGTGGCGTTGAGTACAACCAATACTTTCAAGTTTACCCCGTGTTGCTTTTTCCTCCCGAATATATAGAACCGGGAACTGACGAGCAAGGAGTTTACTTTCACTGGTTGAGCTTTGTCGATCCGATTCGTCGCCCACAGATGATTATGGAAGGGATTCATACGGTGCATAGTTCCGAGTGTCGTTCTTTGAAGGGCAACTTAGAGCGCAAAGCTGGACTTACTCAAGCAGCCAAGGGGCGCTACTACATTGATGTAGACACTATGTATATTGATGCACCCGTAGAAATGGGAGCTGAATATTTAAAAGATGTCCGCAATCTAGACGAGTGGGCGCACTTATTGCATCCTAGGGGCGAAATTATGCCCGAATCAGGAGAATTTGTCGATGAATACGGGCAAAAAGTCCAAGTTAAATTCCGTATAAATAATTTGAGTAAATACTACCTACTCGAACAGGAATATTTTTATCCTGACTACAACTATTACCAGAAGTCGCCAGCGATTTTGATTCCTTGTGCTTATGCTTTTAACGATCCTTCCGCATCGGGATTTATTCAGCATCGGATTAGTTTTTGGAAAGTAGGCGAAACTCTGCCTCATGGCAAGCTTCAAATTGAAGACTATGGCGCGGAAAGCATGAATATCAAGCGCACTCTCGAAGCAAAAGCAGGTAATACCGAAACTTTTGCGCGTGGGATGAGCTATATTCCTCGCTCCTTAGTAGGTGCAAAGTAG
- the scyB gene encoding tryptophan dehydrogenase ScyB codes for MKLFETVEEMGHEQVLFCHGQNPNIKAIIAIHDTSLGPAMGATRMLPYVDESAALKDVLRLSRGMTYKAACANIPVGGGKAVIIANPAEKSDELFEAYGRFIENLNGRFITGQDVNITPQDVCTIRRQTSYVVGTSEKSGGPAPITARGVLLGIKAAVNFRLQNRSLEGLKVAVQGLGNVGGNLCAYLHEHGVELYVTDVNREKAEQAASLYAAKVVDPDEIYGLDVDVFAPCALGGILNSETIGQIKAPIVAGAANNQLENEQQHSQALRLMGILYCPDYVINGGGLINVYNEMIGYDETKAFQQLNNIYDTLSEIFAIAHHAEITTYEASRRLAQERIAKAKSLKTQE; via the coding sequence GTGAAGCTTTTTGAAACTGTTGAAGAAATGGGTCACGAGCAAGTTCTTTTTTGCCACGGACAAAACCCAAACATCAAAGCAATTATTGCTATCCACGATACGAGCTTAGGGCCAGCGATGGGAGCAACCCGGATGCTGCCTTATGTTGATGAATCTGCCGCTTTAAAAGACGTTTTGCGTCTAAGTCGCGGTATGACCTACAAAGCTGCTTGCGCCAACATTCCTGTCGGCGGCGGTAAAGCGGTAATTATTGCCAATCCCGCCGAAAAATCCGATGAGTTATTTGAGGCTTACGGGCGATTTATTGAGAATCTGAACGGGCGTTTTATCACCGGACAAGATGTCAATATTACCCCTCAAGATGTTTGCACAATCCGCCGCCAAACTAGCTATGTAGTGGGGACTTCCGAAAAATCTGGAGGCCCAGCGCCAATTACCGCTAGAGGAGTGCTTTTAGGCATCAAAGCCGCCGTCAATTTTCGCTTGCAAAACCGAAGTCTAGAAGGGCTAAAAGTTGCCGTCCAAGGCTTGGGGAATGTGGGAGGAAATCTGTGTGCGTACCTACACGAGCATGGGGTGGAGCTATACGTTACTGATGTCAACCGGGAAAAAGCAGAACAAGCAGCTTCATTGTACGCAGCTAAAGTTGTTGACCCTGACGAAATTTATGGCTTAGACGTTGATGTTTTTGCCCCTTGTGCTTTGGGAGGGATTTTAAATAGCGAGACTATCGGGCAAATCAAAGCGCCCATTGTTGCTGGAGCGGCAAATAATCAGCTAGAAAACGAGCAACAGCACAGCCAAGCATTGAGATTAATGGGCATTTTATATTGCCCAGATTACGTGATCAATGGCGGCGGACTGATTAATGTTTACAACGAAATGATTGGTTATGACGAAACCAAAGCTTTTCAACAACTAAACAACATTTACGACACCTTGTCAGAGATTTTTGCGATCGCCCATCATGCAGAAATTACTACCTATGAAGCTTCTCGGCGTTTAGCCCAGGAGCGGATTGCTAAAGCTAAAAGTCTAAAAACACAGGAGTGA